The following are from one region of the Ptychodera flava strain L36383 chromosome 15, AS_Pfla_20210202, whole genome shotgun sequence genome:
- the LOC139152223 gene encoding uncharacterized protein gives MSTVIKKFDGNIMEYRSFIDEFETKLVPTAEDDKDKLTLLRQFTEGTAHEIVQGYAGIDASEAYQGAMEELEERYGDPHKIANAYLRKVLDWPQIKPDNVASLDKFAIFLNRCGTETRCVAGLEILEHSENMKLIVKKLPYFIQDSWSKRTAKIHKAKKRVTFEDLVDLVKSEASRLSCPDYSRQAMASLDNPVKKNKGTDKVEQSFATSVTSTKMKTNQGSKKSNTSTSKPQKAQQRLCLYCHNSNHPFEGCERLIAASQEDIVKFLRDQGVCFGCLKPGHRIKDCRQKAKCS, from the coding sequence ATGTCCACAGTGATAAAGAAGTTTGATGGTAACATCATGGAGTACAGATCATTCATAGATGAGTTTGAGACCAAACTTGTACCGACTGCAGAAGATGACAAAGATAAACTCACTCTGCTGAGACAGTTCACAGAAGGCACAGCCCATGAAATCGTTCAAGGGTATGCAGGTATAGATGCAAGTGAAGCATATCAAGGTGCCATGGAGGAGCTGGAAGAGCGCTATGGTGATCCACACAAGATAGCCAACGCCTACCTGAGGAAGGTTTTAGACTGGCCTCAAATCAAGCCAGACAACGTTGCCTCGTTAGACAAGTTTGCCATCTTCTTGAATCGATGTGGGACAGAAACCCGTTGTGTTGCTGGGTTAGAAATACTtgaacattcagaaaatatgaagCTCATCGTCAAGAAGCTTCCTTACTTTATCCAAGATTCTTGGAGTAAACGCACAGCGAAGATACACAAAGCCAAGAAAAGAGTAACATTTGAAGACCTCGTCGATCTGGTGAAGTCCGAAGCAAGCAGACTGTCATGCCCGGACTACAGCAGACAAGCAATGGCTAGTCTCGACAATCCGGTAAAAAAGAATAAAGGCACAGACAAAGTGGAACAATCTTTTGCCACTAGTGTTACGAGCACAAAAATGAAGACGAACCAAGGGAGCAAGAAGAGCAATACTTCGACCTCCAAACCACAAAAGGCTCAACAGAGACTATGTCTGTACTGCCACAATAGCAATCATCCTTTCGAAGGTTGCGAACGTTTGATTGCAGCCAGTCAAGAAGATATTGTTAAGTTTCTGAGAGACCAAGGTGTATGTTTTGGTTGTCTGAAACCTGGTCATCGGATTAAGGACTGCAGGCAGAAAGCGAAATGCTCCTAA